AATCTCATATCAAGACCAAAATATTGATTAAGCTTCTGATTTACCGCAATTTCAATCCGTTCTTGCACCCCCTTCAAAAAATCATAATAATTACTTCGGTCTCCTTTACCATCATTGCCAAGACCTTTAGTTTGTTCATTGAAACTCCTAGTTAATGGTTCTTTAGTATCTGCTCCTATTTTTGCTTTTACAAGTTCTAAAGTATCTTTCAAAAAAGTAAGTTCATATTTCATAACTTCTAAATGTGCAGACTCACTTCCAGAATAAAATATCCCATCATTATTCAAGTTGGATTTTAGTCTCTCAAGTTCGAGGGACAAATCATTGTTTAGTGCATTCAAGATATTGGTACCCTTCTTTACACTCTCATCACCACTATTATCAACACTACCATCATCAGAATTGCGCTTAAATAGCTTCTTAAACATACCAGAACTATTATCTTTATTGCTTTTGGTAAGTAAATTAAATTGCAAAGATGCTTTACTTATAGCATCATTAATCTCTGCTAAAGACTCGTCTTTGTAAAACAAAAAATTGTAGTTTCGAATCCTTCTATCTATCTCTTGATAGATAGTCTCAAAAAGAACTACATTTAGAAGAAAACTTTGCGTATAACATGGCGTATATGAACCCAAAATATAGTCATAATTCTCATATATGATCAAACGACTCTTATGGATCTTTACTTCTTTTCTAACTAAAACTCCCTCATCATCCTCTTCTTTGAATGAATATATGACATAAGAAGACTTAGAACCCCTATCTCGCACACAACTAAAATCTAAATACACAAATCCAATTGGTAATTCTGAATTAATTTCTAAGTCAAGATTATCATCTCCTGCTGTTTTGACCAAAATATAGCCAACACCATTGAATCTGTAACTTATGATACAATTCAATAGTGCTTCTTTGAGTTCTACTTTTAGAGTATCTAACGTATCTTCAA
The nucleotide sequence above comes from Borrelia hispanica CRI. Encoded proteins:
- a CDS encoding anti-CBASS protein Acb1 family protein gives rise to the protein MKYNSKINSYELYKHSIFFRNYINNVAEDVLHNGINLEIVYSTALSGIEDTLDTLKVELKEALLNCIISYRFNGVGYILVKTAGDDNLDLEINSELPIGFVYLDFSCVRDRGSKSSYVIYSFKEEDDEGVLVRKEVKIHKSRLIIYENYDYILGSYTPCYTQSFLLNVVLFETIYQEIDRRIRNYNFLFYKDESLAEINDAISKASLQFNLLTKSNKDNSSGMFKKLFKRNSDDGSVDNSGDESVKKGTNILNALNNDLSLELERLKSNLNNDGIFYSGSESAHLEVMKYELTFLKDTLELVKAKIGADTKEPLTRSFNEQTKGLGNDGKGDRSNYYDFLKGVQERIEIAVNQKLNQYFGLDMR